Genomic DNA from Triticum dicoccoides isolate Atlit2015 ecotype Zavitan chromosome 4B, WEW_v2.0, whole genome shotgun sequence:
GTTGACGCTGGGATTTCCACTGAACATAATGTGGGTACAACTGCTGATGTGTGTCGGGACCGAGATGGCACTTATATGGACTCTTCCATGTTGGGTTTTTTTTTAGGCAAAGATTTTATTACTCAAAATGAAGCATAAAGAGGATACAAACACAGTGAGCATACACACGACCTCTGCATAGATAGGATGTAGATAGCCAACACCAATGCACACACAGAAAAACCGccggcaaatagcaaagtcatataaaacTAAAGCTATGCCTAAGCGAGGACAAAGAAAAATGCCCTGAAGCGATCAAAATCGCGATCAACAAACTACAACAATGGGCTCTTCCATGTTGGTTATCCAAGGCTTGATTGATCCTCCAACGCTTGAGGCTATTGCATGCAGGGAGGGTCTCTCTTTGGCCCAAGATCTTGGAATGGTACACCTCCAAGTTGCTTCAGATTGCAAGCAGGTGATACATCATATACATCAAAGAGCTGGAGGGGATTACGGCACAATCATTAAAGAGATTTTAGATACTTATCTTTCTTTTGCTTCTTGTAATTTTTCTTTCGAACCTCGAGCTGCCAACTATGAAGCTCACATGCTAGCTAGGTATGATGTTTCTCTTCCGTTGGAGAGGCATCTATGGCTGGGTACTCCTCATGACTCAGTTGTCATTCCTGCAAACATTTTAACTAATCAATAAAAGCCTGGCAAGCTTTTTCATCAACAAGTGTCTTTCAGTTCCAAACAGGTTGAAGCATCTAAACTCTGCACTTTTAATCTGTATTAACTTCATTTGAGTACATCTACATGAAGAGAAAATGTGTACTATCAATCGacgggaaaaccaagaaacgttgaTCAGTGCCACAACTGGCCTCACTATCAATCGACAGGAAAACCAAGAAATTCGTTGATCAGTGCCACAACTGGCCTCGCCTCTCCTGGAATGTACGGCTGGAGCGCATGCAGATCCATCGCCTCGACGGTTGCTCGCAGCGTCTGTGGATGGGCACACAAAAGGTGATTCCTCTCGGCCAGTTCCTCTGCTAACTCACTTTGGTGATTATCCATCAGATCTTCATTCCCAACGACGATAAGAGGCTTGCCCAGTTGCAGCGTCTCAAATATGCTGCCAGAACCTGTCAGCAATAATAAGTTATTAACAAACAATAGCTTGGAATGCCTTTTCCAACCATTGATGTCGCTAAAATGTAACACCGACAGCATATTATTTTTCATAACCCCATTACTCTAAATTCTAAAATATAGCAAGTTCTCCAACAACAAAGTCCAACGGGCTACATAAAGGTGCAACTACAAGTCCTGATTCCGTGATCACTAATGACTAACGCCAATTCAGCAGGTACCTTTGTCCACCTTCTACAAAATTCACAGGAACTGACCACCTAGTAATGGACATATTTCGAAATGCTAAAGTCTGTAGTACTTATTTCCTTCTTGCCAAAAAAGTTACTTGAAGTTGAAACTACAAAAGGGGAATCAAAATCTGTAACATAAATTTCTACAGGTTTAAGTATTGTGACAATATCAGTGTGGAAGAGGTTTGCTTAGGGCAATATTGTTACAACAGCCAATATACATAGGCCAAAGGATTTTTCTCATATTGTTCCATTATAGTTCTTTCAAGAAAATAAATCTATGCTTGATCAAATCTGCTTCAAGTATTGTTCCATTATAGTTCTCTCAAGAAAATAAACCTATTATTCAGATTTGATCATCACCTGCATGACTGATGACTAAGGATGCTTCTCGTATGTTGTCAGCTATGCTTGGTAAAAAGGTGAAATGCTCAACTTGAAGATTTGAATTTCCTGAGGCCTATATTCAAGAAGAAAAGGCTAAATCCATGCTACATTCACACACTTATAATCGTTACACACAAACCACAATCGTTGATCATGGTACAGTGAAGCAGAAGACATTAGATAGTATGTAAGAACTAGGACTTAAGTTGGCCTTCTGGTCTGTCGTTTATTTTAAGTATATAAGGTGCAGTTAATATTTAGAAACCAAATTATATGCTCTATCTTGGACATAACAAAGTGGTGCAATATGGAAATGAAGTTTATATCCATAAGAAATCAATTAACATATAAGCGAGTTAGTTCCCCATTTTTCCATCAGATCCTTCATTATCCGGTTCATTTCTACCTTATAATGCATAAAAGCCTAACTGTAACGGTGTAACCGAATTCTGGATTTCAGCCTATA
This window encodes:
- the LOC119293937 gene encoding UDP-N-acetylglucosamine transferase subunit ALG13 homolog; this encodes MGDRERRMVFVTVGTTCFDALVKVVDSKEVKQALLQKGYTDLRIQMGRGTYTPSKASGNSNLQVEHFTFLPSIADNIREASLVISHAGSGSIFETLQLGKPLIVVGNEDLMDNHQSELAEELAERNHLLCAHPQTLRATVEAMDLHALQPYIPGEARPVVALINEFLGFPVD